Proteins from a genomic interval of Poecile atricapillus isolate bPoeAtr1 chromosome 1, bPoeAtr1.hap1, whole genome shotgun sequence:
- the METTL21C gene encoding protein-lysine methyltransferase METTL21C isoform X2 — MISAQQPPFPNKIQRTMDCQSKEETSEEQYDSENCTCSSEHVESDAGSPVTLQILQNWVPRVSHYFDKEHYTYVGHQIVIQESIEHFGAVVWPGALALSQYLESNQEQFNLKDKKVLEIGAGTGLLSIVACILGAHVTATDLPEVLENLSYNISRNTQNLNMHKPEVRKLIWGEDLNENFPVSTYHYDFILATDVVYHHGALDPLLATMVYFCKPGTVLLWANKFRFSTDYEFLEKVCNIFNTTILAEFPESNVKLLKATIRKN; from the exons ATGATCTCTGCACAGCAGCCACCATTCCCCAACAAAATTCAAAGAACAATGGACTGCCAATCCAAGGAAGAAACCTCTGAAGAGCAGTATGACTCTGAAAACTGCACTTGCAGCTCTGAGCATGTGGAATCTGATGCAG GCTCACCGGTAACTCTTCAAATACTGCAGAACTGGGTTCCTAGAGTTTCACACTACTTTGATAAGGAGCACTATACATACGTTGGCCATCAGATTGTCATTCAGGAGTCCATAGAACACTTTGGAGCTGTGGTATGGCCAGGG GCACTGGCTTTATCTCAATATCTGGAATCAAATCAAGAACAATTCAACCTCAAAGACAAAAAAGTTTTGGAAATTGGTGCTGGAACAGGCTTGCTTTCCATTGTGGCCTGTATCTTAG GAGCTCATGTTACAGCTACAGATTTGCCTGAAGTTCTTGAAAATCTTTCATATAATATTTCAAGAAATACACAGAACCTGAATATGCACAAACCTGAAGTGAGAAAACTGATATGGGGAGAAGACCTCAATGAAAATTTTCCTGTATCAACTTACCATTATGATTTCATACTGGCAACTGATGTTGTGTACCATCATGGAGCTCTGGACCCCCTGCTAGCAACAATGGTGTACTTTTGTAAGCCAGGAACAGTATTACTATGGGCAAATAAATTCAGATTCAGTACAGACTATGAGTTTTTAGAAAAAGTTTGCAATATATTTAATACAACCATTCTAGCAGAATTTCCAGAATCAAATGTCAAGCTGCTTAAAGCCACAATTAGAAAGAATTAA